A portion of the Musa acuminata AAA Group cultivar baxijiao chromosome BXJ1-1, Cavendish_Baxijiao_AAA, whole genome shotgun sequence genome contains these proteins:
- the LOC135632827 gene encoding tubulin gamma-2 chain — protein MPREIITIQVGQCGNQIGMEFWKQLCLEHGIGKDGLLEDFATQGGDRKDVFFYQADDQHYIPRALLMDLEPRVINGIQNSEYRNLYNHENIFVSDHGGGAGNNWASGYHQGEQVVDDIMDMVDREADGSDSLEGFVLCHSIAGGTGSGMGSYLLETLNDRYSKKLVQTYSVFPNQMETSDVVVQPYNSLLTLKRLTLNADCVVVLDNTALNRIAVERLHLSNPTFAQTNSLVSTVMSASTTTLRYPGYMNNDLVGLLASLIPTPRCHFLMTGYTPLTVERQVNMIRKTTVLDVMRRLLQAKNIMVSSYARTKEASQAKYISILNIIQGDVDPTQVHESLQRIRERKLVNFIEWGPASIQVALSRKSPYIQTTHRVSGLMLANHTSIRHLFSKCLGQYEKLRKKQAFLDNYRKFPMFADNDLSEFDESREVIESLVEEYKACESPDYIKWGMEEQGEASVAAALDSKLVM, from the exons ATGCCGCGCGAGATCATAACCATTCAGGTGGGGCAATGCGGCAACCAGATCGGCATGGAGTTCTGGAAGCAGCTCTGTCTCGAGCACGGCATCGGCAAGGACGGCCTCCTCGAAGATTTCGCTACTCAG GGTGGTGacaggaaggatgtcttcttctaTCAAGCAGATGATCAACACTATATACCAAGAGCTCTTCTAATGGATCTAGAACCAAGGGTTATTAATGGCATACAAAATAGTGAATACAGAAACCTTTACAATCATGAAAACATTTTTGTCTCAGATCATGGAGGTGGTGCCGGAAACAACTGGGCTAGTGGATATCACCAG GGAGAGCAAGTTGTAGATGATATCATGGACATGGTTGACCGAGAAGCAGATGGAAGTGATAGCCTTGAAGGTTTTGTTCTATGCCACTCGATTGCTGGTGGAACCGGATCAG GTATGGGGTCATATCTGCTGGAGACTCTTAATGACCGTTATAGCAAAAAACTCGTCCAGACTTACAGTGTGTTTCCCAACCAGATGGAAACTAGTGATGTGGTTGTCCAGCCGTATAACTCACTCTTGACTCTGAAGAGGTTGACACTGAATGCTGATTGTGTTGTTGTTCTTGATAATACGGCACTAAATAGGATTGCCGTGGAACGCCTTCACCTGTCAAATCCCACCTTTGCGCAAACAAACTCTTTGGTTTCCACAGTAATGTCTGCCAGTACAACTACTCTGCGTTACCCGGGATACATGAACAATGATTTGGTTGGCCTCCTTGCCTCTCTAATTCCAACTCCGAGATGCCATTTTCTAATGACAGGATATACACCGCTTACTGTAGAACGGCAG GTTAATATGATTCGTAAAACTACTGTGCTAGATGTGATGAGAAGACTGTTGCAG GCAAAAAATATCATGGTGTCTTCTTATGCCCGCACAAAAGAGGCTAGTCAAGCTAAATACATATCCATATTAAATATCATTCAGGGAGATGTGGACCCTACACAG GTACATGAAAGCTTACAAAGGATACGGGAAAGAAAACTTGTCAATTTTATTGAGTGGGGCCCAGCTAGCATTCAG GTTGCATTATCTAGAAAATCACCCTACATCCAAACCACTCATCGG GTAAGCGGTTTAATGCTAGCAAACCATACCAGCATTCGACATCTTTTCAGCAAGTGCCTGGGCCAGTATGAAAAGCTAAGGAAAAAGCAGGCCTTCCTTGACAATTATCGAAAGTTTCCAATGTtcgcc GACAATGATCTTTCTGAATTTGATGAGTCTCGGGAAGTTATAGAAAGCTTGGTTGAGGAGTACAAGGCCTGCGAATCTCCAGATTACATCAAATGGGGAATGGAG GAACAAGGGGAGGCCAGCGTTGCAGCAGCACTAGACTCGAAGCTAGTAATGTAA
- the LOC103985513 gene encoding translationally-controlled tumor protein homolog: protein MLLYQDLLTDDELLSDSFCYKEIENGMLWEVEGKWVVKGAIDVDIGANPSAEGGEDEGVDDSAIKVVDIVDTFRLQEQPAFDKKQFVTYMKRYIKLLTPKLDEEKQELFKKHIEGATKFLLSKLKDLQFFVGESMHDDGSVVFAYYKDGATDPTCLYFAYGLREVKC, encoded by the exons TCTGTTACAAGGAAATTGAAAATGGGATGTTGTGGGAAGTTGAAGGGAAG TGGGTGGTTAAAGGAGCTATTGATGTAGACATTGGTGCAAACCCTTCTGCAGAAGGTGGAGAAGATGAAGGGGTTGATGATTCTGCTATTAAGGTGGTCGATATAGTCGACACGTTCAGGCTCCAG GAACAACCTGCTTTTGACAAGAAACAATTTGTGACTTATATGAAGCGTTATATCAAGTTATTGACACCGAAACTTGATGAAGAGAAGCAAGAACTGTTCAAAAAACATATCGAGGGAGCTACAAAGTTCTTACTTTCAAAGCTCAAAGACCTACAATT TTTTGTGGGTGAAAGTATGCACGATGATGGCAGCGTGGTGTTTGCATATTATAAGGACGGTGCGACTGATCCGACATGTTTATACTTTGCCTATGGATTGAGGGAGGTCAAATGCTGA